From the genome of Agromyces intestinalis:
CTCGCGACCGCCCCGACCGTCGGCGTGCCGACGATCACGCTCGAGGGCGACGCCAACGGCGCACCGCATCCGGATGCCGCCGTGTACGCGTCCAAGTTCACCGCCGCGTACGAGCACCGGGTGGTCGGCGGCGGGGTCGGACACAACCTGCCCCAGGAGGCGCCGCGCGAGTTCGCGCGCGCGATCGTCGACGTCCATCGGATGTCACGGCAGCCGTGATGGGCGACAGCCATGCCGGAGCATCCGGCATGAGATCGGTGATGAGCACACCGATCCAGAAGAAGGAGAGAGCATGAACACTCAACACCCCGTCGTCGTGCTGGTGCACGGCGCATTCGCGGAGTCCGCGTCCTGGAACGGCGTGATCTCGCGGCTCACCGAGCGCGGTATCGATGCGATCGCCGCGGCGAACCCGCTGCGCAGCCTTTCGGGCGACGCCGCATACGTGCGCGACGTGGTCGCTGCGATCGATCGACCGGTCGTGCTCGTCGGGCACTCGTACGGCGGACTCGTGATCACCGAGGCGGCGTCCCGCAACGACGCCGTCGTCGGACTCGTGTACGTCGCGGCATTCGTGCCCGAGCCCAGCCAGAGCGCACTCGAACTGTCGAACAGCGAACCCGGCAGCACGCTCGGCGATGCGCTGGTCGCGTATCCGCTCGCGAGCGGCGGGACCGAGTTCGCGATCCGCCGGGAAGCGTTCCATCACCAGTTCGCCGCGGATGTCCCCGAAGCCGAGGCCGCGCTCATGGCGGCCACCCAGCGACCGGTGACCGAGGCCGCGCTCACGCAGGGGCTGCCCACCGAGCAGCCCGCGTGGCGGAGCAT
Proteins encoded in this window:
- a CDS encoding alpha/beta fold hydrolase; translation: MNTQHPVVVLVHGAFAESASWNGVISRLTERGIDAIAAANPLRSLSGDAAYVRDVVAAIDRPVVLVGHSYGGLVITEAASRNDAVVGLVYVAAFVPEPSQSALELSNSEPGSTLGDALVAYPLASGGTEFAIRREAFHHQFAADVPEAEAALMAATQRPVTEAALTQGLPTEQPAWRSIPSWFVYGDADLNIPVAVHRVGAERASSRGTREIAGASHAISVSQPEAVAETILAAVAATVPAAS